The Blautia pseudococcoides genome segment CCTCAGTCGGGCGGGCGTCCTGGCGGTCAAACAGCACATAGGTGTCGTACAACCTGTAATAGAGTTTTTTCGCCCGGAAGAACTCACTGTCCACTTTCTCCTTCATTGGATACCAGATTTTTACCGAGACAAAAAGATTTCCGAATGCAAGCATGGAGATGATCTTTCCCTTTAAGCCAAAGTTGCTGACTTTTCGGTGTATATACTCATACTCGATCAAGCTCCGGACTTGCCTATCTATCATCCGATCAAATTGAGCGATCAATATTATCCGATACCCAAGATGACGGTGCAGTGTGAAAAACTGTAGCCAATCATTACGGCCGCGCTGGCACCAGTCACGGGCGTTGAACATAAGCTGGCATTCGTCGAGGACAAGCAGGATACTGTCTTCCCGGACTTTGCCTGTCTCCTTGATATAATCCTGGGCAAAACGCATGAGATAATCAGGCGTTATCTCATTATTGCGCAGATATGTATACCTTTTGTTATTACGTGTCTT includes the following:
- a CDS encoding zonular occludens toxin domain-containing protein, whose protein sequence is MIIFYSGTPGSGKSLHVASNLYWWIRAGRPAIGNFDINLDRIKTRNNKRYTYLRNNEITPDYLMRFAQDYIKETGKVREDSILLVLDECQLMFNARDWCQRGRNDWLQFFTLHRHLGYRIILIAQFDRMIDRQVRSLIEYEYIHRKVSNFGLKGKIISMLAFGNLFVSVKIWYPMKEKVDSEFFRAKKLYYRLYDTYVLFDRQDARPTEEGGTGAPPKADGHPAATSPEVPEKA